Proteins found in one Vallitalea guaymasensis genomic segment:
- a CDS encoding prephenate dehydrogenase, with the protein MNLDKIGFIGLGLIGGSLAKAIKVQYKTCKIIAFDIDTTSLETALNEKIIDDYTTVIDNNFQDCQIIFLCAPVENNIEALNKLLPIINKDCIITDVGSTKEKIIDAAISMNCDNRFIGGHPMAGSEKSGITAADSHLFENAYYILTPLPAASEDKIDLLQTIITDIGALPIVIEPSKHDFITATISHVPHIIASTLVNLVSELDTPDKHMHTLAAGGFKDITRIASSSPDMWEQICSTNNKQITKVIDRFQQELSLIKESIAKCNNENIYSFFSSSRDFRNTFSDKNTGFIMKSYKITVDVIDKPGIIAEIATLLSNNNINIKNIGINNNREHQEGVLEIVFYDLDSQNRSIEILVGMNYRVYV; encoded by the coding sequence ATGAATCTAGATAAGATTGGCTTTATCGGACTTGGATTAATAGGTGGTTCTTTAGCTAAAGCTATCAAAGTTCAATATAAAACATGTAAAATAATTGCTTTTGACATTGATACTACTTCACTTGAAACAGCTTTGAATGAAAAGATTATTGACGATTATACTACTGTTATAGATAATAATTTTCAGGATTGTCAAATTATCTTTTTATGTGCACCTGTGGAAAATAATATAGAAGCTTTGAACAAACTGTTACCAATAATAAATAAAGATTGTATTATAACAGATGTTGGAAGTACAAAAGAAAAAATAATTGATGCTGCAATAAGCATGAACTGTGATAATCGTTTTATTGGTGGTCACCCTATGGCTGGATCTGAAAAAAGCGGGATAACAGCTGCTGATAGTCATCTTTTTGAAAATGCCTATTATATATTGACTCCCCTACCTGCTGCATCAGAGGACAAAATAGACCTGTTACAGACAATTATTACTGATATTGGTGCATTACCTATAGTAATAGAACCTTCAAAACATGATTTTATTACAGCTACAATCAGCCATGTACCACATATCATTGCTTCTACACTTGTCAATCTGGTATCTGAACTAGATACCCCTGATAAACATATGCATACACTAGCGGCAGGAGGATTCAAAGATATAACTAGAATAGCATCTTCCTCTCCAGATATGTGGGAGCAAATATGTTCAACCAATAATAAGCAAATAACTAAAGTTATAGATAGATTCCAGCAAGAACTTTCACTAATAAAAGAAAGTATTGCTAAATGCAACAATGAAAATATATACTCATTTTTCTCTTCATCCAGAGATTTTAGAAATACATTTTCAGATAAGAATACAGGTTTTATCATGAAATCATATAAAATTACAGTGGATGTAATAGACAAACCTGGTATTATAGCAGAAATAGCAACTTTATTAAGTAATAACAACATAAATATCAAGAATATAGGAATTAATAATAATAGAGAGCACCAAGAAGGTGTATTGGAAATAGTTTTTTATGACTTGGACAGTCAAAACAGAAGTATAGAAATACTGGTTGGCATGAATTATAGAGTTTATGTCTAA
- a CDS encoding SGNH/GDSL hydrolase family protein, translating to MIKTTIVGFGDSISNGYGVNKAHSFINRLEKYIPSYYPSIYWNIVNSSKNGVTTREASQTIETSVLVHQPNMVFVQFGTNDCANNNKYRPLEEFENNLTNIINRIIEHNNRTGLNNCMPIPIMITPPPVNEEISKPLRNNSRMNQYVHIIKTLSKDYNCPLIDFYNKLLSQDNYERFISDDGVHLNETGYDLLFDTVFAEFTKYINFQGVLKERTIGKID from the coding sequence ATGATTAAGACAACAATTGTTGGATTTGGTGATAGTATTTCAAATGGTTATGGCGTCAATAAAGCCCATAGTTTCATTAATAGGCTTGAAAAGTATATACCTAGCTACTATCCTTCAATATATTGGAATATTGTTAATTCTAGTAAGAACGGTGTTACCACTAGAGAAGCATCTCAAACTATTGAAACTTCTGTATTGGTTCATCAACCAAATATGGTTTTCGTACAATTCGGCACTAATGATTGTGCTAATAACAATAAATATAGACCACTAGAAGAATTTGAAAATAATTTAACTAATATAATTAATAGAATCATTGAACATAACAATAGGACCGGTTTAAATAATTGTATGCCCATTCCTATTATGATTACTCCCCCTCCAGTTAATGAAGAAATTTCAAAACCATTACGTAATAATTCACGTATGAATCAATACGTACATATAATTAAAACCTTATCCAAAGATTATAATTGTCCGCTTATTGATTTTTACAATAAATTACTTAGTCAAGATAATTATGAGAGATTCATTTCAGATGATGGAGTACATTTGAATGAAACTGGATATGATTTATTATTTGATACGGTTTTTGCAGAATTTACTAAATATATCAATTTTCAAGGAGTTTTAAAAGAAAGAACTATCGGTAAAATAGATTAA
- a CDS encoding 6-phosphofructokinase, whose protein sequence is MSNCLIAQSGGPTSVINASLSGVIDSAIESPNIHTVYGAINGIQGVLNHNIINLTSIFAPSKSKLEVLKTTPSMFLGSCRYKLPDFTEDETEYKLIFDIFERKKIEYFFYIGGNDSMDTVLKLSKYAKIKNKNVKIIGIPKTIDNDLFGTDHTPGFGSAAKFVATTMLEISYDTYIYDIPSVTIVEIMGRNAGWLTASAALARNEYNSSPDLIYLPEVPFSIYDFLSNLKRIQKTKKNIIVAVSEGIKDKDGNYISASENALDDSFGHAKLSGTGKTLEHIVSKSLGCKVRSIELNVLQRSAMHSASLQDINEACEVGNKAVEYAVDGYTGQMVSIIRTSHNPYKYQIDCVDIEKVANKEKLIPTEWIHAENGDITNELIEYISPLTFGQPNIQYKNGLPVYLDIRHLISNN, encoded by the coding sequence ATGTCTAATTGTCTTATTGCTCAATCGGGTGGTCCAACGTCCGTAATAAACGCCTCTTTAAGCGGTGTTATAGATTCAGCCATAGAAAGCCCTAATATACATACTGTATATGGCGCTATAAATGGTATTCAAGGAGTTTTAAATCATAATATAATCAATTTAACATCCATATTTGCACCCTCAAAAAGCAAATTGGAAGTATTGAAGACTACTCCTTCAATGTTTTTGGGTTCATGTAGATATAAGCTACCTGATTTTACTGAAGATGAAACAGAATATAAATTGATCTTCGATATATTTGAACGCAAAAAAATTGAATATTTCTTTTATATTGGCGGTAATGATTCTATGGATACTGTCCTAAAATTATCAAAATACGCTAAAATCAAAAATAAGAATGTTAAGATTATTGGAATACCAAAAACTATAGATAACGATTTATTTGGAACTGACCATACTCCTGGCTTTGGTTCAGCAGCTAAGTTTGTAGCTACTACAATGCTTGAAATATCTTATGATACATACATCTATGATATCCCTAGTGTCACTATCGTTGAAATAATGGGACGAAATGCTGGTTGGCTGACGGCATCTGCTGCACTTGCTAGAAATGAATATAATTCATCTCCAGATTTGATCTATCTACCTGAAGTACCTTTTTCTATCTATGATTTCTTAAGTAATCTAAAACGTATTCAAAAGACTAAAAAGAATATAATTGTTGCAGTTTCAGAAGGTATCAAGGATAAAGATGGAAATTATATTTCAGCATCTGAAAATGCACTTGATGATTCTTTTGGACATGCCAAGTTAAGCGGTACAGGAAAAACTCTGGAACACATAGTAAGTAAATCTTTGGGCTGCAAGGTTAGATCAATAGAACTTAACGTATTGCAAAGAAGTGCAATGCACAGTGCATCATTACAAGACATCAATGAAGCTTGTGAGGTTGGAAATAAGGCTGTTGAATACGCTGTAGATGGTTATACTGGACAAATGGTATCCATAATTAGAACAAGTCATAATCCATATAAATATCAGATTGATTGTGTGGATATAGAAAAAGTTGCCAACAAGGAGAAATTAATCCCTACTGAATGGATACATGCTGAGAATGGTGACATTACAAATGAACTTATAGAATATATATCACCATTGACATTCGGTCAACCAAATATACAATATAAGAACGGACTTCCTGTGTATTTGGATATCAGACATTTAATATCCAATAATTAA
- a CDS encoding amidohydrolase, translating to MAESIIKNVNILTMNADKDIIEKGVVVLKDNLIHDMGNEDLLSKYPSDNIIDGKNGILIPGMINTHTHASMVVFRSLGDDVPDRLKRYIFPLEKKLVNKELVYLGAKYGIIEMLLGGVTTFTDMYFFEDEVARAAKELGVRGVLGETIINFSSPDSEEPYGGLDYCEWFIEKWKDDNLIIPAVAPHAPYTNDKHHLQLANKLSEKYDVPLMMHVAEMGYEYDQCLEEYDMTPVQYLDSIGILSERFISAHSILVSDKDIDILEKRKVGISHNVGANSKGAKGVAPITKMYQKGMKLGLGTDGPMSGNTLDIVTQMSLVGKIHKLHNKDRSLFPASEILEMATIGGARVLNMDNEIGSIEIGKKADLVLFETDSINMQPLYDYYSVLVYSSNPSNVDTVIVDGKILVKNKKLVESNIMDKVKEQLKMIKNNILEVSKEL from the coding sequence ATGGCAGAATCAATTATAAAAAATGTTAATATTCTTACCATGAATGCTGATAAAGACATTATTGAGAAGGGTGTAGTAGTATTAAAAGATAATCTGATTCATGATATGGGTAATGAGGATTTGTTATCCAAATATCCATCTGATAACATTATAGACGGGAAAAATGGCATTCTAATACCAGGTATGATAAATACACATACACATGCCTCTATGGTGGTATTTAGAAGTCTTGGAGATGATGTGCCTGATAGATTGAAAAGATATATATTTCCATTGGAGAAAAAACTGGTTAATAAAGAATTGGTTTATCTGGGAGCTAAGTATGGCATAATAGAAATGCTACTAGGGGGTGTAACTACATTCACTGATATGTATTTCTTTGAGGATGAAGTTGCAAGAGCAGCTAAAGAACTTGGTGTCAGAGGGGTATTAGGAGAGACTATTATTAATTTTAGTTCGCCGGATTCAGAAGAGCCTTATGGTGGTCTTGATTATTGTGAATGGTTTATAGAGAAATGGAAAGATGATAATCTGATAATTCCAGCTGTAGCACCTCATGCGCCATATACCAATGATAAACACCACTTACAGTTGGCTAATAAATTATCAGAAAAATATGATGTTCCACTAATGATGCATGTGGCAGAGATGGGCTATGAGTATGATCAATGTTTAGAAGAATATGATATGACACCAGTACAATATTTAGACAGTATTGGTATTCTTAGTGAAAGGTTCATATCTGCACATTCAATCTTGGTATCGGACAAAGATATAGATATATTAGAAAAAAGAAAAGTAGGTATTAGTCATAATGTAGGCGCTAATTCCAAAGGAGCAAAAGGAGTCGCTCCAATCACAAAAATGTATCAAAAAGGTATGAAGCTTGGACTTGGGACAGATGGACCAATGAGTGGAAACACGTTGGATATTGTAACACAGATGTCATTAGTAGGAAAGATACATAAACTACATAATAAAGACAGAAGTTTATTTCCTGCCAGTGAGATCTTGGAAATGGCTACAATCGGTGGGGCAAGAGTCCTTAATATGGATAATGAAATAGGTTCTATTGAAATCGGTAAAAAAGCTGATTTAGTACTTTTTGAGACTGATTCCATAAATATGCAGCCATTATATGATTATTATTCTGTTTTAGTGTATTCTTCTAATCCAAGTAATGTAGATACTGTGATAGTTGATGGAAAGATTCTGGTCAAGAACAAGAAGCTGGTTGAATCTAATATCATGGATAAGGTCAAAGAACAATTAAAAATGATTAAAAACAATATATTAGAAGTATCAAAAGAGTTATAA
- the aroA gene encoding 3-phosphoshikimate 1-carboxyvinyltransferase gives MIIHPVKSIQGEINVPGDKSISHRAIMLGALSKGITNIKGFLMGEDCLSTIRCFRDMGIDIEINDSLVTVNGRGLHGLKKPENELYVGNSGTTLRLMSGILAPQDFDCIITGDDSIKSRPMKRIIDPLTKMGANIVSIESNNKAPLKIIGSKLHNITHNSFVASAQVKSCIILASLYTENDTKIIEPVLSRNHTEIMLNYFGGNITTEGSTITSTPVKELYAKDINIPGDISSAAFFMVACLITKNSQLVIKNVGINPTRDGIITVLKAMNGDISLLNEREINGELVADIKVKSSKLSGTVIDKDIIPALIDEIPVIAVAACFAEGKTIIKDAQELKVKESNRIETMVTELSKMGADIIGTDDGMIISHSPNLRGATVKSYNDHRVAMSLAIAGLVAEGKTDINESECIDISFPGFYNSLQNISDL, from the coding sequence ATGATAATACATCCTGTGAAAAGTATACAAGGTGAAATTAATGTACCTGGGGATAAATCCATTTCCCATAGAGCAATAATGTTAGGCGCTCTATCAAAAGGTATTACAAATATAAAAGGATTTTTAATGGGTGAAGATTGCTTAAGTACTATTCGCTGCTTTAGGGATATGGGAATTGATATAGAAATAAATGATTCCCTAGTCACTGTTAATGGTCGAGGATTACATGGTCTCAAAAAGCCTGAAAACGAATTATATGTAGGTAACAGTGGTACTACACTTAGGTTGATGTCTGGAATCCTTGCTCCACAAGATTTTGATTGTATCATAACTGGAGATGATTCCATTAAAAGCAGACCTATGAAAAGAATAATAGATCCATTAACCAAAATGGGAGCTAACATTGTATCTATTGAAAGTAATAATAAAGCGCCATTAAAAATCATTGGCAGTAAATTGCATAATATAACCCACAACTCCTTTGTTGCTAGTGCACAAGTAAAATCATGTATAATTCTAGCAAGTTTATATACAGAAAATGATACTAAAATAATAGAACCTGTTCTATCTAGAAATCATACTGAAATAATGCTTAATTATTTTGGAGGCAATATAACTACTGAAGGTTCTACAATAACAAGTACACCTGTAAAGGAACTATATGCAAAAGATATAAATATACCTGGAGACATTTCTTCAGCTGCATTTTTCATGGTAGCTTGTTTGATTACTAAAAACTCTCAGCTGGTGATTAAAAATGTTGGGATTAATCCTACAAGAGATGGGATTATCACAGTACTGAAAGCAATGAATGGAGATATATCTTTACTTAATGAAAGAGAGATTAACGGTGAGCTGGTTGCTGATATCAAGGTGAAATCCAGTAAACTGTCTGGAACAGTGATTGATAAAGATATCATCCCTGCTCTGATTGATGAAATCCCAGTAATTGCAGTAGCTGCTTGTTTTGCTGAAGGTAAAACAATCATAAAGGATGCTCAAGAATTGAAAGTAAAAGAATCTAATCGTATAGAGACTATGGTAACTGAATTAAGTAAGATGGGTGCTGATATCATAGGGACTGATGATGGTATGATAATATCTCATTCCCCTAATCTTAGAGGTGCAACAGTTAAAAGCTATAATGACCACCGGGTAGCTATGTCTTTAGCTATTGCAGGTCTTGTTGCAGAAGGAAAAACAGATATAAATGAAAGTGAATGTATTGATATATCCTTCCCCGGATTTTACAATTCATTACAAAATATAAGTGATTTATAA
- the aroF gene encoding 3-deoxy-7-phosphoheptulonate synthase, with the protein MIIVMKPNVIEQDIKNVINLVEDHGLKTHLSTGDQITIIGVVGDKSKLSKCNIELMGGVEKIVPVTESYKLANKKFNMNSSIIKVRDVEIGGNKFVIMAGPCAIENEKQIIETAHAIKKSGASILRGGAYKPRTSPYSFQGLEEEGLKYMAKAREETGLPIVCEVTSLKSVETAYKYVDMFQIGARNMQNFYLLKEIGKTNTPVLLKRGLSATIDEWLNAAEYIMSEGNKNVVLCERGIRTFETATRNTLDISAIPIIKHKSHLPIIVDPCHATGKRAYVNPLSKASVAVGADGIMVEVHPNPAVALSDGPQSLPPDEFELLCNELKPFSNLVGKTL; encoded by the coding sequence ATGATTATTGTAATGAAACCAAATGTTATTGAACAAGATATAAAAAACGTAATAAACTTAGTTGAAGACCATGGACTTAAAACACATCTATCAACAGGAGATCAAATAACCATAATAGGTGTTGTTGGTGATAAATCCAAATTATCCAAATGTAATATTGAATTAATGGGCGGCGTTGAAAAGATTGTCCCTGTTACTGAATCCTATAAACTGGCAAATAAAAAATTCAACATGAACTCTTCCATCATCAAGGTAAGAGATGTTGAAATAGGCGGTAACAAATTTGTAATTATGGCTGGACCTTGTGCTATTGAAAATGAGAAACAAATCATCGAAACTGCTCATGCGATTAAAAAATCTGGTGCATCAATTCTTAGAGGAGGTGCTTACAAACCTCGTACATCCCCTTACTCATTCCAAGGATTAGAAGAAGAAGGATTAAAATATATGGCAAAAGCTCGTGAAGAAACAGGGCTTCCAATTGTATGTGAGGTCACCAGTCTAAAATCTGTTGAAACTGCTTATAAATATGTTGATATGTTCCAAATAGGTGCAAGGAATATGCAGAATTTCTACTTACTGAAAGAAATCGGAAAAACCAATACCCCTGTTCTTTTGAAAAGAGGTTTATCTGCAACTATAGATGAATGGTTGAATGCTGCTGAATATATAATGAGTGAAGGAAATAAAAATGTCGTTTTATGTGAAAGAGGTATCAGAACATTTGAGACAGCTACAAGAAACACGCTAGACATTAGTGCTATACCTATTATAAAACATAAAAGCCACTTACCAATAATAGTAGACCCTTGTCATGCTACTGGTAAAAGAGCTTATGTTAATCCTCTATCCAAGGCCTCAGTTGCTGTAGGTGCAGATGGTATTATGGTTGAAGTACACCCTAACCCTGCTGTGGCTTTATCCGACGGTCCTCAATCATTGCCACCTGATGAATTTGAATTATTATGCAATGAGTTAAAACCTTTCTCTAATCTTGTTGGGAAGACTTTGTAA
- a CDS encoding histidinol-phosphatase, whose product MKLRKTKNKRKNGCPLYGWPFLSWYVNIKKRKWGSDMIDAHVHIERGPYTKEWIMEFISYAEKRDIDRLYLLEHSHRFSDFVNIYDSILENKDCGEYQREWLSRKSELRLSDYKDFINEMRKYKFPIEISFGLEICYFPEKEEEIKECVSNFDWDFLTGSIHWIDGWGFDHPKTKDSWNERDIDNVYKRYYELMIQLVQSNIFDILAHPDSIKCFGHYPSSDFTNIYESLATALKESEMKAEFSNGLYINYGHKELGLNTDLLKILLDNNVQIVTASDAHRPEDVGKYIMEARELIYKLILNRSTT is encoded by the coding sequence TTGAAGCTAAGAAAAACGAAGAATAAAAGGAAAAATGGCTGTCCATTATATGGATGGCCTTTTTTAAGTTGGTATGTTAATATTAAAAAGAGAAAATGGGGGAGTGATATGATAGATGCACATGTACATATAGAACGTGGACCTTATACAAAGGAATGGATTATGGAATTTATATCATATGCTGAAAAGCGAGATATTGATAGATTATATCTGCTAGAACACTCTCATCGTTTTAGTGATTTTGTAAATATTTACGATTCTATATTAGAGAATAAAGATTGTGGTGAATATCAACGAGAATGGTTGTCTAGAAAGTCAGAATTAAGATTATCTGATTATAAAGATTTCATTAATGAAATGAGAAAATATAAATTTCCAATAGAAATTAGTTTTGGACTTGAAATATGCTATTTCCCTGAAAAAGAAGAGGAAATAAAAGAATGTGTTTCTAATTTTGATTGGGATTTTTTAACAGGTTCAATTCATTGGATTGATGGCTGGGGGTTTGATCACCCTAAAACAAAAGATAGTTGGAATGAACGTGATATAGATAACGTCTATAAGAGATATTATGAGTTAATGATACAATTAGTACAATCTAATATATTTGATATTCTAGCACATCCTGATTCCATCAAATGTTTTGGACATTATCCGTCTTCAGATTTCACTAATATCTATGAATCATTAGCAACAGCACTAAAAGAGAGTGAAATGAAAGCGGAGTTTAGTAATGGACTATATATCAATTATGGACATAAAGAGTTAGGGCTGAATACTGATTTGTTGAAGATTTTACTTGATAATAATGTGCAGATAGTTACTGCTTCAGATGCTCATAGACCAGAAGATGTAGGAAAGTACATCATGGAAGCTAGGGAGTTAATATATAAACTAATTTTAAATAGAAGTACAACCTAA
- the hisC gene encoding histidinol-phosphate transaminase: MVNCRKEVESLRAYVPGKPIDDVKKEFNLDKVTKLASNENPYGCSEKAKEAIIETLKTPSLYPDGNCTKLRNAIAEKMNVETNQLVFGAGSDELLSIIGRTFIGPSDEAITCTPSFAQYSASVKTMGGKLIEVPLINHTYDLDGIVDKVTDRTKVIFIANPNNPTGTIITEKEQLEFIKKIPSNILIVLDEAYYEYVYDDNYPESLPLLKEYDNLIILRTFSKMYGLASLRVGYGIAHPQIIDYINRVRGPFNVTTGAQEGALAALSDEEFVKNTFEANKAVKEYTYKKLDELGIDYIEGHGNFLMIDFKKPSMDLFVELQKKGVIVRPGFFFGMDTYQRVTLGTKEEMDTFFEAVEQLI; this comes from the coding sequence ATGGTTAATTGTAGAAAAGAAGTTGAATCTCTAAGAGCTTACGTACCAGGCAAGCCAATAGACGATGTAAAAAAAGAATTTAATCTTGACAAAGTTACTAAACTTGCTTCTAATGAAAACCCATATGGTTGTTCAGAAAAAGCGAAAGAAGCAATCATTGAAACATTAAAAACACCATCACTATATCCTGATGGCAACTGTACAAAATTAAGAAATGCTATAGCAGAAAAAATGAATGTAGAGACTAATCAGCTTGTTTTTGGTGCTGGATCAGATGAACTTTTATCTATAATAGGTCGTACTTTTATCGGTCCATCAGATGAAGCTATAACATGTACACCTAGTTTTGCTCAATATAGTGCATCAGTAAAAACTATGGGGGGTAAATTAATAGAAGTACCTCTAATCAACCATACTTATGATCTGGATGGAATCGTTGATAAAGTGACAGATCGTACTAAGGTTATTTTCATAGCTAATCCTAATAACCCTACAGGTACAATTATAACTGAAAAGGAACAATTAGAATTCATCAAAAAAATACCAAGTAATATTCTAATAGTACTTGATGAAGCATATTATGAATATGTCTACGATGATAACTATCCAGAGTCATTACCTCTATTAAAAGAATACGATAACTTAATCATACTAAGAACCTTCTCTAAAATGTATGGTTTAGCATCTTTACGTGTTGGCTATGGAATAGCTCATCCACAAATTATAGATTATATTAATAGAGTACGTGGACCATTCAATGTAACTACTGGTGCTCAAGAAGGTGCTTTGGCTGCTCTTTCTGATGAAGAATTCGTTAAGAATACTTTTGAAGCTAATAAGGCTGTTAAAGAATATACTTATAAAAAACTTGATGAATTGGGAATCGATTATATTGAAGGTCATGGTAACTTCCTAATGATTGATTTCAAAAAACCAAGTATGGATTTATTTGTAGAGCTACAGAAAAAAGGCGTTATTGTAAGACCTGGTTTCTTCTTTGGAATGGATACATATCAACGTGTAACCTTAGGTACAAAAGAAGAAATGGATACATTCTTTGAAGCAGTAGAACAATTGATTTAA
- the fusA gene encoding elongation factor G, translating to MKIYSSEQIRNVALLGHGGSGKTTLAEAMANVAGITKRQGKIEEGNTISDFDKEEIRRGFSINTSSIPIEWQDCKINLLDTPGYFDFMGEAKEATRVADSAIIIVSGKSGVEVGTEKAWEYAEEMEIPKMVFVTDMDDDQASLKNVLDQLKDIFGKSIAPFQVPIKEGEHFVGFVNVVKMQGRKFIKDHVEQCDIPEGMASELEPVREMILEAVAESDEELMEKYFEGEEFTLEEIQSALHNGVIEGTIVPVLCGSGILNTGVQVLLNSIVKYLPAPKEEHTVVKGLNPDTEEEIEVTCDKDEPMSALVFKTIVDPYIGRLSLFRVYSGILKADSSYLNVNKEDSERISHIYVLRGKEQIEVKEIRAGDIGAVAKLSNTSTGDTLCDKKRPVKLKGIAFPESLACRAVFPKTKGDEEKISSGLHKLMEEDPTIKVVLDSENHQELLYGIGGQHLDVITSKLEAKFKVGVDLKKPKVPYRETIKKKVKVQGKHKKQSGGHGQYGDVHIEFEPSGDRETPYIFEEKIFGGSVPKNYFPAVDKGLQESVHHGVIAGYPVVGVKATLVDGSYHPVDSSEMAFKIATTQAFKKGMVEATPILLEPIVSVKVIVPDAYMGDIIGDLNKRRGRVLGMNPAKGKQEIIAEVPQSEMYGYSTDLRSMTQSRGLFTQKFERYDEAPMDVQEKVIEAKKNEE from the coding sequence ATGAAAATCTACTCATCTGAACAAATTCGTAACGTTGCACTCTTAGGTCATGGTGGTAGTGGTAAGACAACTTTAGCAGAAGCTATGGCAAACGTTGCAGGAATAACTAAGAGACAAGGAAAGATTGAAGAAGGGAATACAATAAGTGATTTCGACAAAGAAGAAATTAGAAGAGGTTTTTCAATTAACACGTCCAGTATTCCTATCGAATGGCAAGATTGCAAGATTAACTTACTAGATACACCAGGATATTTTGATTTTATGGGAGAAGCAAAAGAGGCTACAAGAGTTGCTGATAGTGCAATTATTATTGTATCCGGAAAATCAGGTGTTGAAGTAGGAACTGAAAAAGCTTGGGAATATGCAGAAGAGATGGAAATACCTAAAATGGTATTTGTTACTGATATGGATGACGATCAAGCAAGTCTTAAAAATGTTCTAGACCAATTAAAAGATATTTTTGGAAAAAGTATTGCTCCTTTCCAAGTTCCAATCAAAGAAGGAGAACACTTTGTTGGTTTTGTCAATGTAGTTAAGATGCAAGGAAGAAAATTTATTAAAGACCATGTAGAACAATGTGATATACCAGAAGGAATGGCTAGCGAATTAGAACCAGTAAGAGAAATGATTCTCGAAGCAGTTGCAGAGAGTGATGAAGAGTTGATGGAGAAATACTTTGAGGGTGAGGAGTTTACACTTGAAGAGATTCAATCAGCACTTCATAATGGAGTTATAGAAGGAACTATTGTTCCTGTACTATGTGGTTCAGGTATTTTAAATACAGGAGTCCAAGTATTGCTAAATTCCATAGTTAAATATCTGCCAGCTCCAAAAGAAGAGCATACAGTAGTTAAGGGACTGAATCCTGATACAGAAGAAGAGATTGAAGTTACATGTGATAAAGATGAGCCAATGAGTGCCTTGGTATTTAAGACAATTGTAGACCCATATATTGGAAGATTATCATTATTTAGAGTTTACTCTGGAATTTTAAAAGCTGATTCCAGTTATTTGAATGTTAACAAAGAGGATAGTGAAAGAATTTCACATATCTATGTTTTAAGAGGTAAAGAACAGATTGAAGTTAAAGAGATCAGAGCTGGTGATATCGGGGCTGTTGCCAAGTTATCCAATACTAGCACAGGAGATACATTATGTGATAAGAAAAGACCTGTTAAATTAAAAGGTATAGCTTTCCCTGAATCTCTTGCATGTAGAGCTGTATTTCCAAAAACAAAAGGTGATGAGGAAAAAATCTCGTCTGGTCTTCATAAGTTAATGGAAGAAGACCCAACAATCAAAGTTGTTTTGGATTCTGAAAACCATCAAGAATTATTATATGGTATTGGTGGTCAACATTTGGATGTTATAACTAGCAAATTAGAGGCTAAGTTTAAAGTAGGTGTGGATCTTAAAAAACCTAAAGTGCCTTATAGAGAAACAATCAAGAAAAAGGTTAAAGTTCAAGGTAAACATAAGAAACAATCTGGTGGTCATGGACAATATGGTGATGTTCATATTGAATTTGAACCTTCAGGCGATAGGGAAACACCTTATATATTTGAAGAAAAAATATTTGGAGGATCAGTTCCAAAGAATTATTTCCCAGCAGTTGATAAAGGCTTACAAGAATCAGTTCATCATGGTGTGATTGCTGGCTATCCAGTTGTAGGAGTAAAAGCTACATTGGTAGATGGTTCTTATCATCCAGTAGATTCATCAGAAATGGCATTCAAGATTGCTACAACACAAGCGTTTAAAAAAGGAATGGTAGAAGCAACACCAATTTTGTTAGAGCCAATTGTAAGTGTTAAAGTAATTGTGCCAGATGCTTATATGGGAGATATTATTGGAGACCTTAATAAAAGAAGAGGTCGTGTGTTAGGTATGAACCCTGCAAAAGGTAAACAAGAAATTATCGCAGAGGTTCCACAATCAGAAATGTATGGATATTCAACAGACCTTCGTTCTATGACACAGAGTAGAGGATTATTTACTCAGAAATTCGAGCGTTATGATGAAGCTCCTATGGATGTTCAAGAGAAAGTAATTGAAGCTAAGAAAAACGAAGAATAA